The following is a genomic window from Pseudomonadota bacterium.
AAATTTGCAAATATGGCCAAGGATGAAAAGACCGGTGAGATCATTGAAATCCACTGTACCTATGACCCGCAGACTCGAAACAATCCTCCGCCGGACGGGCGCAAGGTAGAAGGGGTTATTCACTGGGTATCTGCACATCATGGCATTCCGGTGGAAGTTCGGCTCTATGACCGTCTGTTCGGGATTCCCGATCTATCAGCAGCAAATGATGATTATAGAAATTATCTTAATCCCGGGTCATTAGAAATCCTTCACAGATGTTATGTAGAGAGAAGTCTGGCTAATGCGATGCCGGGAGACAGGTTTCAGTTTGAAAGGCTGGGCTATTTCTGTGTTGACTCAAAGGATACTTCACCGGAGAAACCTGTATTTAATCGAACCATACAGCTTCGTGATTCATGGGGCAAAGTTGCCGGTCAGGAGAAAGGATAGCTGCCAGCCGGCAATGCGTGTACATACAATATCCTTTAATGATTACTACCGAACTATTATGGGAACCCTCAAATGAAGCCTCTTACCGTAGCCATTTCTTACAGCCCGGAACCTTTTTTTGAAAAAATCCTCCTTGAGTTCGTAAAATCGGACCTCGTAGAAAATATCATTGTTATCAGTCAGGAAGATATTCATGTTAATGTGCCTGGATGTAGTATACTTACAACCGGCACTCTTTTATCTCAGGAAACGCTTGAGATTATCTTTGGCAATATCCGAACGAAATATCTGGTGTTGGTATCTGAGCCCCTGCATATTTCTCTTGAACCTGATGCTCTGAAGAACATTATGGAAGCATCCGCATACGCAAAGGCAGGTATAGTTTATACGGATTTTTACAATGAAGACAAACAGGGCAGGGATCTCCATCCGTTAAATGATTATCAGTCAGGAAGTGTCCGCGATGATTTTGATTTTGGCGCCATGATGCTCTTTTTCGTTCCTGCTGTAAAGAACACCCTGGAAAAATACGGCCCCGTGCCGCATGTAAAATTTGCCGGTCTCTATGCCATCCGGCTCAAGGTTTCCATAGATTATCCTGTTTATCATCTGAATGAGCCTCTCTATTCTGTAATCAAAAAAGATTCGGCATCCGGTATTGAAAAGATATTTAACTATGTTGATCCGAGAAATGTTGTTGTCCAGAAGGAAATGGAAACTGTCTTTACCGATTATCTGAAGAAAATAAATGCCTATGTGCCGCCGCATTGCTTAAGAGATACCGCGCGAGAGTCTCAATTATTCCCTGTAGAGGCTTCAGTTATTATACCCGTACGAAACCGTGAAGCAACAATTGCCGAAGCTGTAAAAAGCGCTCTTTCGCAGAAGACGGATTTTTCATTCAATATTATTGTTGTAGATAATCACTCCACAGACAGGACGACGGTTGTTCTCTCCGATTTGGCCAGGGAGCATTCTGCCCTCAAACATATTATACCCGCAAGGACTGACCTTGGAATAGGCGGGTGCTGGAATGAGGCTATGTATAGCAAAAACTGCGGGCGTTATGCTGTCCAGCTTGATTCGGACGATCTGTACAACAGCCCTCATACACTTGCAAAAATCGTCCGAACGCTTCGCGAAGGCAACTATGCCATGGCAATAGGTTCCTACACTATCGTTAATTTTGATCTTGAAGAGATCCAGCCGGGGCTCATAGACCACCGTGAATGGACCGATGAAAACGGTCACAACAATGCACTGCGCATTAACGGTCTTGGTGCACCGAGGGCATTTGACACCGGTTTGATGCGTACTATAGGTTTTCTCAATGTAAGTTATGGCGAAGACTATGCTGCTGCACTGAGAATATGCAGAGAATACCGGATCAAGAGGATCTATGAAAGCCTGTATCTTTGCAGACGCTGGCCGGGGAATACTGACGCTGCGCTTGCAATAGTTGATACAAACCGCAATGATGCCTTTAAGGATAAGGTCAGGACCGATGAAATTCTTGCCAGACAGAAAATGAACCGGGGAGACTGATGTTGAATCGGATTTATGCCTCTTTTGACGGGGAACAAAGCCAGAAGCCTCTTCCGGAAATTTGCCTTGAACTTCTGTCTGAACAGAAAAATACCTGGCCCGAATGTTGCCTGGGCTATGCATCGCTGGAGCGTATTAAAATACGGGAAATAGCCTGTAATGGTTTTATAGTGCGCGTCCAGCACAATCCTGGAAGAATAAAAAGCACTCTGGCTGATGTTAAAGAAAAAGAGATAAAGCAGCGACCCTGTTTCCTGTGTCCCGGCAATCTTCCTGCAGAGCAGAAAGGTATTCTCTATCGGAATGAATATCTGATACTATGTAATCCTGCGCCTGTTTTCTCTTCCCATTTTACCATTTGCAATAAAGAACATAGACCACAGTCTATTGCTGAACATTTAGATATTTTTCTTCAGCTGATGGTTGACCTTGGCAGCGACTGGACAGTTCTCTATAACGGGCCTGAATGCGGCGCCTCTGCACCGGATCACCTTCATTTCCAGGCAGTCCCGTCCGGACAGATGCCTGTGGAAACTGAAATTACAGGAGAGGAAAGTTTTATCAAAGTTCGACAGGTTGACAACGTCTTATTGTCACGGGCAAGCAATATTGGACGGGAAGCTTTTATATTGGAAGGGGATAACCCGGCAACACTTGAAGGGATATTCAAGGAAATTCTCTCAATATTAAAAAGACATCTTTCTATCGAAAAGGAGCCAATGGTAAATATCGCCGGTTTCTATAGTGCAAAAAGATTGTGTATTGTGATCTTCCCCCGTTCCAGGCACCGTCCCGACGCTTTTTTCAGGAAAGGGGACGACCAGCTTATGATAAGCCCTGCGGTAGTCGAAATGGGAGGTATATTAGTTACCCCTGTGGAAAAGGATTTTAGCGTCCTCAATGCATCAATTGCAGAAGGCATATTCCGGGAAGTATCTTTAGATGGTGAGATCATGGACAGGATTATTGATTCTATAAAACGGGATATCTGAAATTCAGCAAAGGTCAACCACCGGCTTTAGTTGGTGGTTGACCGGTTAGATATTGGCTGAATCATCCACCGTCGAAGGAATGGTGTTCTGCTTTCATGAACCATGAAGCCGGATCAGTAAAATATTCTTCCGCATCTTTCAAGGAAAGGAAGTGTTCGTTCTCTATCATGGCAAGAAGCTCAAAAAACTCTTTTTCCCTCGGATTTGTCACTGCATTGCATAATTGGCGGTAGAATTGCGCCCCTTTATCTTCAAAGTCAGCGGCGATTTTTATTGCTTCAAGGTCGCCTGCATCGGGTTTGGCTGTTTTGTCAATGTTCTTTAGTGTATTGGTAAGAATTTCTTTTATATTCGTGTTATTAACCTTAAGCGGTATGGTCTCCGGCCATTTATCCTGTTTTTCCCATTTTTCGTGAAGCTCTTTTAAGCGTTCATAGTGCTCAAGTTCATCATCGGCTATTCTTTTAAACATTGCTTTGCCGAGAGGGTTATTAGTCTTCTCAGCATTTTTGAGATAGAATTCACGCTCAGAAGACTCGTTTTTTAATGCTGTTTCCAATGCATTAAGCCGTTCTTTTTCATCCATGGTTAATTCTCCTTTATGCGAGGATCGTTGGAACATTAAGATTTTATAAGTATAGGTTTTAAAATACAATCGGTCAAGCCTGATGTCCCTATCTTTATTATTTTTATTTTAGGGAGGAGGACATGAAGTTCAGTTACTATATTAACGGTTCAATAGAATTTTTGGCATATTATATTAATTTTCTGTATTAAACCTACATGATTTGTCTAACATATCCTACAGACAAAAGTATCTGATCCGTTATAAAATGTTTTACAAGGGTATAAAAATATCCGTAAATGTGAGGCAAAAACCATTTACCTCGCTATGGATACGGCCTGACAGCCGGAAGCGGCAGCAAAAATAGGTCAAAATTATATGATTAGAATAAAAGGATATCATTATTAAGGAGGATTAAACCTTATGAAACAGAAAATTATTTTTGCAGCGCTTTTTTTGGCGATCATGCTTGGTATGAATAGTGCCGTAATGGCTTATTCAATCGAATTCAAATTCTTCTCACAGAATAATTCGGACGATTCGGCCACATTAACTATCTCGAACCCACTGATGTCTCTGGATATCAGTTCGGGTGCCTGCATGCCCGAACTGATTACACAGGCTGCACTTAACGCGACAGGGACATGGGCTGAGTCTGGTTTAATGCCAAAAGTGTTATCCAGCTCCAATTATATAGGGCTTACACTGGAGAGACCTGCAGAAACTTGGG
Proteins encoded in this region:
- a CDS encoding glycosyltransferase family 2 protein, which codes for MKPLTVAISYSPEPFFEKILLEFVKSDLVENIIVISQEDIHVNVPGCSILTTGTLLSQETLEIIFGNIRTKYLVLVSEPLHISLEPDALKNIMEASAYAKAGIVYTDFYNEDKQGRDLHPLNDYQSGSVRDDFDFGAMMLFFVPAVKNTLEKYGPVPHVKFAGLYAIRLKVSIDYPVYHLNEPLYSVIKKDSASGIEKIFNYVDPRNVVVQKEMETVFTDYLKKINAYVPPHCLRDTARESQLFPVEASVIIPVRNREATIAEAVKSALSQKTDFSFNIIVVDNHSTDRTTVVLSDLAREHSALKHIIPARTDLGIGGCWNEAMYSKNCGRYAVQLDSDDLYNSPHTLAKIVRTLREGNYAMAIGSYTIVNFDLEEIQPGLIDHREWTDENGHNNALRINGLGAPRAFDTGLMRTIGFLNVSYGEDYAAALRICREYRIKRIYESLYLCRRWPGNTDAALAIVDTNRNDAFKDKVRTDEILARQKMNRGD
- a CDS encoding DUF4922 domain-containing protein, with the protein product MLNRIYASFDGEQSQKPLPEICLELLSEQKNTWPECCLGYASLERIKIREIACNGFIVRVQHNPGRIKSTLADVKEKEIKQRPCFLCPGNLPAEQKGILYRNEYLILCNPAPVFSSHFTICNKEHRPQSIAEHLDIFLQLMVDLGSDWTVLYNGPECGASAPDHLHFQAVPSGQMPVETEITGEESFIKVRQVDNVLLSRASNIGREAFILEGDNPATLEGIFKEILSILKRHLSIEKEPMVNIAGFYSAKRLCIVIFPRSRHRPDAFFRKGDDQLMISPAVVEMGGILVTPVEKDFSVLNASIAEGIFREVSLDGEIMDRIIDSIKRDI
- a CDS encoding ferritin family protein; its protein translation is MDEKERLNALETALKNESSEREFYLKNAEKTNNPLGKAMFKRIADDELEHYERLKELHEKWEKQDKWPETIPLKVNNTNIKEILTNTLKNIDKTAKPDAGDLEAIKIAADFEDKGAQFYRQLCNAVTNPREKEFFELLAMIENEHFLSLKDAEEYFTDPASWFMKAEHHSFDGG